The sequence CTTGACGAAAATCATTCACGCTGAACGCGCCGGCAAATTCGGAAGATTGCGGCTCGGCTGTTGCGCCGTAATTTTTGATGACACGCGCGAGAAGGTGTTGTTGGTGCAACGCCGCGATAACGAATTATGGTGCTTGCCCGGCGGCGCCATGGAAGCGGGTGAAAGCGTTATGGAAGCCTGTATCCGCGAGGTTTTCGAAGAGACCGGTTTGCGTGTGCGTGTTGGAAAACTGATCAGCGTGTTCAGCAATCCTCACCGGCGCGTTGAATATCTTGACGGCGAACGCGTGCAGGTTGTCGCGCTCACCTTTGAGGCCGAACGGCTTGACGGCGAGCTGCAACTCAGCGAGGAAACGAAGGGGTTTGGATATTTTTTGTTGGAAGAAATTCGCGCCCTGCCGTTGTTGGATAGCCATCTGGAGCGGATAGAGGACGCGTTCGCGCACCGGGCAGAAGCGTTTGTGCGCTAACTCCTCAATTGGGTAAGTTCAGGTTTAAGCCGCCTCAGGAAAATCCTCCATCAACTCCACTTGCATGCCATCCGGCGCTTCGAAAAATGCGACTTTGCGCGTGGGAGCGGCCATGAGGTTTTCAACAACGAAGGTCGCGCCGCGACGCTTGCACTCAGCTACCGCCTTTTCCAAGTTGGGCACAAGAAAAGCGAGATGATAAATTCCAAGGCGCCGGCGATTTTCCTCAGCATGAGTCTCGGCATCTCCCGGCGCCGGAGAAAGGCAAAACAGGATGTTTCCCACGCGCAGCGTCACGATCACGCGGCCGTTGTAATCCGACCGCTTGACGATTTCAGCATCGAGCATGCGTTGATAGAACGCCACCGCTGCCTCCAAATCGGCGCAGCGGTGGTGGGCATGATCAAAAAGCAGTTCGAGTTTCATTCCTGCGCCATCGTGGTTAGCACGGCCTCGCCGTTTTTCTCGGTCGGCAACGGCAAAGGCAGTTCAGCGCCATTGGCTCGTTCGATATCCACGAGATATTGGAATTGTTTGCGAAATTCTTCGAGTGAAATGCCGGCGGTGGCGGCATATTTCGCCAGCTCATGGGGATCTTCAAAATCCTCCGCCGACAGCCGGATCATGTAGCGCCGGGCGATGTGATAATACTCTGCCGACATATCGACCATGCGAATGCGCGCCCGGCCGGTTTTGGGATCGAGAATGTCTTGAAACGGAATCGGCACGAAACGGCCGTTTTGAATCGAGACCATTGCGGCATTGCCCCCTTCGAGGATGTAGCGCGCGGCGCAATAGCCGAGATCGCGCGTGTATTCCATGTCGAACGGAATCGGGTCGGCGCAGCGCAGCTCATAGCCGATGTTTTTGGCCACGATCGTGCTTTTGATGTTGAATTGTTTCAAACGCGCCTGCACTTCGTATTTCAGAATCTCGCCGAAGTTGACCTCGGCCAGGCGAATGTTGTCGTGCGCATCGCGTTCGATATTGAGGAGTGCCTGCAGATCTTGCGGATCCAAAATTTCCACCAACCCTTCGGCGAGAATGACGACGCCGTCGGGCCGGCCGTAGCTCAAGCGTTTGATGATCGATCCCACCAGAATATCAACCAGCACCGACAATCTCAGCTTTTGCTCGCGAAATTCTTCGGGAATGAGAGTCAGCGTCGCGCCGGCCGATTTACCAATGCCCATGGCGAGATGCCCGGCCTTTCTTCCCATCGTGACCACGAAATACCAGCGCGAGGTTGTGCGGCCGTCGACCATGAGGTTTTTCACAATGTCGCAGCCCAGATGCCGCGCCGTTTGAAAGCCGAAGGTGTTGATGCCGAGCGGCAGATCAAGATCGTTGTCAATCGTCTTGGGAACGTGCACGACGTGAATGCGATCATCCGCCAGTTGTGCGAGTTTCATCGCGGAAAATGCGGTGTCGTCGCCGCCGATGGTGATGAGGCGATCGACATTCATGCGCAGCAGGGAGGTGACGGTGTTCTCCAGGTGCTTGGGATTCTTGGTCGGATTCGCGCGCGAGATGCCGATGTACGAGCCGCCGCGAAAGTGGATGCGGCTGACCCGCTCGATGGTCAACTCTTTGATTTTATCAATCTGGCCATCCATAATCCATTTGAAGCCGTCCATGATGCCAATGACTTCCGCGCCGCTGATGGCGCTGCGAATTGTCGCAGCGCCGATAACGCTGTTGATGCCGGGCGCCGGGCCGCCGCCAACGAGAATCGCTAATTTTTTGTGGGGTGTACTCATACTGAAAACTCCGCTAATCTGATCTATGGTGTATAAATGAGTTTCGAAACAAACGCGCTCTCACAGCATTGCAGTACCAAAAAGACTTTATGGGGGAGTTGAAATCTGCGGGCAACTGCTTTTCTCATCTCTTTGAGGCAAAGCTGCACTGATTTTTGAACAACGCAATGAAATATAATGAGAATTTCATGAGATGCAATCAAAAATCACCTTGCATCGTCGGTCAAAAAAAAGTATTTTGATCGCAAAAATTGCCGCCTGCTTGCGTCCCTCGCCGGCAATCGAACCATCATCTCAAGCTTGAAAGAACACGGGAGAAAGATGCGCATGAACTCTGACAATGTCAAACGCGGGTTGTTCTGGTGCGGGCTGGCGCTTCTGCCGCAACTGTTACTGGCCGGCGCGTCGCAGCCTCCGGTCAAGGCCAAACACGGGATGGTCGTTTCATCCGAACGTCACGCTTCCGAAGTGGGTGTGCAGATTTTACGAAGCGGCGGCAATGCTGTGGATGCCGCAATTGCCACCGGTTTTGCGCTGGCGGTGACGCATCCCTCGGCGGGCAATATTGGCGGCGGCGGGTTCATGATTGTCTACACGGCCAAAGGCGAGATTACGGCATTTAATTTTCGTGAGAAAGCGCCGGCCGCAGCTCATGCCAAAATGTACCTCGATAAAAACGGTGTTTATTCCGATCCGATCAACCACGACGGCTATCTTTCCATTGGTGTGCCCGGCACGGTTGCAGGATTTTTCCTGGCGCATCAAAAACTCGGCAGCAAACCCATGCGGGAATTGCTTGCCCCGGCGATTAAACTAGCCGAGCAGGGCTTTCCGGTGAGTTGGGGGTTGCACGAGGATTTTAGCGATCTGGCTGAAGAATTCAGCAAGTATCCCGCCAGCGCGCAGGCGTTTCTAAAAAACGGCAAAGAGGTTTATCAGCCCGGCGAGATCTGGAAACAACCGGATTTGGCCCGGACGCTGCGCCGCATTCAAGCAAATGGGCGCGATGGTTTTTATAAAGGTGAAACGGCGCGCCTGCTGGCCGCCGCGATGCGCAAACACGGCGGCCTCATCACTGAAGATGATTTGGTGAATTACGAAGCGCAAGAACGCCAGCTGATTCACGGCACGTATCGCGGATACGATATCTACTCGATGTCTCCGCCCAGCTCGGGCGGAACAGCCGTAGTCGAGATGTTGAACATTCTCGAAGGCTTTGATTTGCGCGCCGCCGGTTTTGCTTCAGCACAGCATCTGCATTTGCTCGCCGAAGTGATGCGCCGCGCGTTTGCCGATCGCGCGCGCTATCTCGGCGACCCGGATTTCAATCCCGACATGCCCATCAACAAGCTCACCTCGAAGGACTATGCGGCGCAATTGCGCAAAAGCATCAGCTTGAATCAAGCCTCGCCCAGCGATCCAGCAACGTTCAACGATGCTTATGAATCAACCGAGACTACGCATTACTCGGTGGTCGATGCCGCTGGCAATGCCGTGGTGGTGACCTACACGTTGGAGTATGGTTACGGCTCGCGCATCGTGGCAGAGGGCACGGGCTTTTTGTTGAATAACGAAATGGGTGATTTCAATCCGCAACCCGGCCGCACAGACAGTACCGGTTTGATTGGAACGCCGCCGAATATTGTTGCACCCGGCAAACGCATGCTGTCATCGATGACGCCGACGATTGTTGCGAAAGACGGCAAGCCGTTTTTGTTGATCGGCTCGCCCGGCGGCCGCACGATTATCAACACAGTTTTGCAGGTGATTGTGAATGTGATTGATTTCGACATGGACATCAGCGAGGCCGTTGCCGCGCCGCGCATTCATCATCAATGGCTGCCGGACCGGCTGCGCATCGAGGAGTTCGGCATTTCGAAAGACACGGAGCGGCTGTTGCAGATGTTCGGGCATCGCGTGTCCATTTCACGATCCTCTCGCAGTCAGGGCAGCGCGATGGGCATCATCATTGATCCCAAAACCGGCTTGCGTTTGGGCGCTGCTGATCCGCGCGCGAGCGACGGGGCGGCGGTAGGATATTGAAGCCGGTATTTTTTAGGAATTCGTTTAAATAACTTTGTTAGATCTCAAACCGCGAATGAACGCGAATAAGCACGAATTAGGCATTAGCGTATATTCGCGCGTATTCGCGGTTTCAAGGAAATGAATAAGTTATTTAAACGGTGTACCTCAATCTCAATTATCAAGGAATGATTTTATGTGGGATAGGTTTGTTGAGTGGTTGCGGACTCGTGAATTCGATCCAGGTTTTAATCTCTCCCTGTTCTTGCTGATTATATTGTTGGGCATATGGATCGGCAGTTTGAGCAAGAATATGAATGTCTGGCCGGGCCTGAAAAAGTTTTTCGGTGAATTGATGGGAGGGCTGCTGTTCGGTTTGTTTTTCGGTATGATTTTTTTGAGCGATCTGTATCCCGGGATCGTTTTTCTGGCTGGTCTCACGTTGGCGGTTATGAGTTTTTTCAATGTTGAAGCGCAATTCAAGCTGCAACGACTGTTGGGAATAACAGTGGCGATTGCGCTGGCCTTTTATATGTACTATGCACAGTGGGGCACGCTGAGCTATCTTTTTGAGAATATGCTCATGGATTTTCAATAATGGAAACGCGCATCAACCACACCACGGTAAAATTAGTGGACGCCGATCTCACCGAGATGAACGTCGATGCCATAGTCAATGCCGCGAATGCCGGGTTGCAGCTTGGCGGCGGCGTAGCCGGCGCGATTCGCCGCAAAGGCGGCCCGGCGATTCAACAGGAATGCGATAAAATAGGCGGCACGCCTGTGGGCACGGCCGTGATCACCACCGGCGGAAATTTGAAGGCGAGACACGTCATTCATGCCGTCGGCCCGATGATGGGAGAGGGCGACGAAGATCGCAAGCTGCTCGGCGCAACGTTAAACTCACTCAGAGTCGCAGATGAAAATCATCTCAAGAGCGTTGCCTTTCCCGCGGTTTCCACCGGCATTTTCGGTTTTCCTCTCGAACGCTGCGCGGAGATTATGTTGAACACCACGATCGTTTATTTGGCGGGTGAGACGGCGTTAGAGGAGGTTGTCTTTTGCTTGTGGGGGAAAGAGGCGTATGCGATTTTTGAAAAAACTTTGAAGCAAAACATCAACAGTTAAGCAGCATTTTTATGAGAGTAAGTCGGATCAAATTGGCGAATTGGAAAAACTTTCGGGCGGCAGAAGTGGATTTGCCGGAACGAGTTTTTTTGGTGGGCCCGAATGCGTCGGGAAAATCAAATTTCTTGGACGCGTTTCGCTTTTTACGCGATATCGTTGTTGCCGGCGGCTTCAAGAAAGCTTGTGACGACATTCGCGGTGGCGTGTCTAAAATTCGGTGTTTGGCCGCGCGCAAATACCCGGAGATTGAAATAGCGATCGAACTGGCGGAAGGCGCCAGGAAGCTTTGGCGCTATGAAATCGCCTTTACTCAGGACAATAACCGCAATCCTCGCCTGACCAGAGAAATCGTCCATCGAGGCGAAAAGATGATCCTCAATCGCCCTGACGACAAAGATACTAGTGACCCGTTGCGCCTTTCTCAGACAGCTTTGGAGCAAATCAGCGAAAACAAACCATTTCGGGAGATTGCGCAATTTTTTGAAAGTATTGCATATCTGCATTTGGTGCCGCAAATCATTCGTAACCCCGGGAGCTCAGCAGATAATGGCGGCACTCTCGATGCTTATGGGCGCCATTTTTTGGAGCGTGTCGCCAGGACTCCCGAGAGGACACGAGATGCTCGCTTGCGAAGAATCTGCGATGCGCTCGTCATTGCGGTTCCTCAATTAAAAACATTGTGGCTTGAGAAAGATGCGCGCGGCGTGCCTCATCTGATAGGCGCTTACTCGCACTGGAGGCCCAACGCCGGAAAGCAAAATGAGCAGCAGTTTTCCGATGGAACATTGCGGCTGCTCGGGCTTCTCTGGTCGCTGCAAGAGGGCGACGGCCCTTTGCTGCTGGAAGAGCCGGAGCTGTCTTTGCATAGCGGAGTCGTGCGCCGGCTGACCGGACTTATATATCGAATGCAAAAAGTGCGTAAACGGCAAGTATTGATCAGCACACATAGTGTCGAGCTATTGTCGGATGCCGGCATTGGCGGGGAGGAGGTTGTCATGCTTATCCCGGACGTTGAAGGTGCCAAAGCTCAACCTGCAGCAAGCGTCGATGAGATTCGCGCTTTGCTGGATACGGGAATGACTGTGGCAGAGGCTGTGTTGCCGCATATCGAACCTGAAAAAGTTGCAAATCTGGAATTGTTTCAACTATGAGCCAGATTCCGGTCCGTTTGGCGGTCGAGGGCTACTTGGATGAACAGGTATTGCGGCAACTCGTAAAACAATCGGGCAAGCCTTTCACTGCGGGCGTATGCTACGGTAAACGCGGCAAGGATCATCTGTGTGACAATGTGAAGAGATTCAATTTCGCCGCCCGCCATGTTCCCTTTATTATTTTGACAGATTTGGACAATGAGGAATGTTCGCCAGGCTTGATAAAGCGGTTGTTGCCGGAAAGCCGGAGCCAAAACCTGTTGTTGCGCGTGGCTGTTCACGAGGTGGAAGCCTGGCTATTGGCAGACCGGCAGAGAATGGCTGAATTTTTGGGAGTACCTGCCGCGAAAATTCCGAGTCAGCCTGATGACTGTAAAGATCCGAAAACGGTATTGGTCGGTTTAGCCAGAATGTCGCGACGGCGTGATATTCGTGATGACCTTGTTCCTGCTCATCTCTCCACCAGCAAGGTTGGCAAAAACTATACTGGCCGCTTGACACAGTTTGTTACAACCAAATGGCGCGTCAATGGTCTTGCTAGGAAAAATTCTCCAAGTCTCGATAAAGCCTTGCAGGCTCTGGAGCAGTTCTCGCCCACGATCGTGAAATGAAAGTTATTCAAAGCAGGTTACCCGAGCTTATTCTCGTCTCAACCTCGCCGTATCGCCGGCAGCTCATGTCGCAAATGGGGCTGACGTTTCGCGCTGTTGCGCCGCGCTTTGCCGAAAATCATATTCACGATGGCGACCCCGGCAAATTGGCGCTCGAACTCGCGCGGGGCAAGGCCATGAGTGTCGCGGATGATTTCCCCAACGCCATTCTCATCGGCTCAGATCAAGTCGTGTGGTTTGATGGGCGTGTGCTGGGCAAGCCCGGCACGGCCGAACGCGCGTTGCAGGAATTGCAACGCCTGCGCGGCTGCACGCATGAATTCTACATGGGACTTTTTCTCTATCACACGGCTTTGCAGGTTTCACAAGAATTCATCGTCAAAGGCTCGGCGCAATTGCGCGCTGATCTCAGCGAGGAGGAATTGCGCGCTTATATCACGCGCGACAATCCCATTGACTGCGCCGGCTCCGCGAAAACCGAAGGCCCGGGCCTGATGCTGTTCGAGCGCCTTGATTGTGAAGATTGGACGGCTATTATCGGTCTGCCGATGATTAAGCTGACTTCAGCATTGCGGAAGTGGGGATATCCAGTATTCGGCTTATAAATTTTCCTCCACACCCAACCCCGGCCCCTCCGGCAAAATCAATCGCCCCTGCTCGACTTTCACTCCGCGATACGGATCATTCTTGATCAACAAATTTCCATCCAAATCCGCCCAATCCACTAGCGGTGAAAGATGCGCGGCGGCGGTGATGCCGAGCGAGCTTTCAATCATGCAACCCAGCATGATTTTCAAACTCAGAGCGCGGGCCACATGAATCATCCGCAGCGCTTCCTGCAATCCTCCGGATTTCATGATTTTGATGTTGATGCCGTGATAAGCCCGCGCCAGCGCCGGAAGATCCTTCGTCGTTTTGACATCCTCATCGGCAATCAACGGCAGGGGAGAGCGTTCACGCAACCAGGCCACCTCGTCAAGACGGTGCGCGGGCAGCGGCTGCTCGACGAATTCGACATTCATTTTCGCCAGCCATTGAATTTTTTCCAATGCCTCTTGCCGATCCTTCCAGCCTTCATTGGCATCGACGCGCACGACGCGACCGGTTGCAGCACGCACCGCGGCCATGATGGCCTCATCATTGTCGCTGCCGAGTTTGATTTTGAGAATGGGAAACTCTGCCGCAGCGCGAATTTTTTCTTGCATGATTTCCGGTTTGTCGATGCCGATGGAGTAGCTCGTAACCGGTGTTTTGCTTTTGTTCAATCCCCAATATTCATAAAGCGATACTTTAAGCCGTTTCGTGATCAAATCCAGCAACGCAATATCAAGCGCTG is a genomic window of Cytophagia bacterium CHB2 containing:
- a CDS encoding NUDIX domain-containing protein, producing the protein MTKIIHAERAGKFGRLRLGCCAVIFDDTREKVLLVQRRDNELWCLPGGAMEAGESVMEACIREVFEETGLRVRVGKLISVFSNPHRRVEYLDGERVQVVALTFEAERLDGELQLSEETKGFGYFLLEEIRALPLLDSHLERIEDAFAHRAEAFVR
- a CDS encoding 6-phosphofructokinase; its protein translation is MSTPHKKLAILVGGGPAPGINSVIGAATIRSAISGAEVIGIMDGFKWIMDGQIDKIKELTIERVSRIHFRGGSYIGISRANPTKNPKHLENTVTSLLRMNVDRLITIGGDDTAFSAMKLAQLADDRIHVVHVPKTIDNDLDLPLGINTFGFQTARHLGCDIVKNLMVDGRTTSRWYFVVTMGRKAGHLAMGIGKSAGATLTLIPEEFREQKLRLSVLVDILVGSIIKRLSYGRPDGVVILAEGLVEILDPQDLQALLNIERDAHDNIRLAEVNFGEILKYEVQARLKQFNIKSTIVAKNIGYELRCADPIPFDMEYTRDLGYCAARYILEGGNAAMVSIQNGRFVPIPFQDILDPKTGRARIRMVDMSAEYYHIARRYMIRLSAEDFEDPHELAKYAATAGISLEEFRKQFQYLVDIERANGAELPLPLPTEKNGEAVLTTMAQE
- the ggt gene encoding gamma-glutamyltransferase, with the translated sequence MNSDNVKRGLFWCGLALLPQLLLAGASQPPVKAKHGMVVSSERHASEVGVQILRSGGNAVDAAIATGFALAVTHPSAGNIGGGGFMIVYTAKGEITAFNFREKAPAAAHAKMYLDKNGVYSDPINHDGYLSIGVPGTVAGFFLAHQKLGSKPMRELLAPAIKLAEQGFPVSWGLHEDFSDLAEEFSKYPASAQAFLKNGKEVYQPGEIWKQPDLARTLRRIQANGRDGFYKGETARLLAAAMRKHGGLITEDDLVNYEAQERQLIHGTYRGYDIYSMSPPSSGGTAVVEMLNILEGFDLRAAGFASAQHLHLLAEVMRRAFADRARYLGDPDFNPDMPINKLTSKDYAAQLRKSISLNQASPSDPATFNDAYESTETTHYSVVDAAGNAVVVTYTLEYGYGSRIVAEGTGFLLNNEMGDFNPQPGRTDSTGLIGTPPNIVAPGKRMLSSMTPTIVAKDGKPFLLIGSPGGRTIINTVLQVIVNVIDFDMDISEAVAAPRIHHQWLPDRLRIEEFGISKDTERLLQMFGHRVSISRSSRSQGSAMGIIIDPKTGLRLGAADPRASDGAAVGY
- a CDS encoding macro domain-containing protein, encoding METRINHTTVKLVDADLTEMNVDAIVNAANAGLQLGGGVAGAIRRKGGPAIQQECDKIGGTPVGTAVITTGGNLKARHVIHAVGPMMGEGDEDRKLLGATLNSLRVADENHLKSVAFPAVSTGIFGFPLERCAEIMLNTTIVYLAGETALEEVVFCLWGKEAYAIFEKTLKQNINS
- a CDS encoding chromosome segregation protein SMC, translating into MRVSRIKLANWKNFRAAEVDLPERVFLVGPNASGKSNFLDAFRFLRDIVVAGGFKKACDDIRGGVSKIRCLAARKYPEIEIAIELAEGARKLWRYEIAFTQDNNRNPRLTREIVHRGEKMILNRPDDKDTSDPLRLSQTALEQISENKPFREIAQFFESIAYLHLVPQIIRNPGSSADNGGTLDAYGRHFLERVARTPERTRDARLRRICDALVIAVPQLKTLWLEKDARGVPHLIGAYSHWRPNAGKQNEQQFSDGTLRLLGLLWSLQEGDGPLLLEEPELSLHSGVVRRLTGLIYRMQKVRKRQVLISTHSVELLSDAGIGGEEVVMLIPDVEGAKAQPAASVDEIRALLDTGMTVAEAVLPHIEPEKVANLELFQL
- the maf gene encoding septum formation protein Maf, translating into MKVIQSRLPELILVSTSPYRRQLMSQMGLTFRAVAPRFAENHIHDGDPGKLALELARGKAMSVADDFPNAILIGSDQVVWFDGRVLGKPGTAERALQELQRLRGCTHEFYMGLFLYHTALQVSQEFIVKGSAQLRADLSEEELRAYITRDNPIDCAGSAKTEGPGLMLFERLDCEDWTAIIGLPMIKLTSALRKWGYPVFGL
- a CDS encoding dipeptide epimerase; protein product: MTLKTHRLELKHTWTIARGSTDFKEYNFVELQAEGITGIGEAAHNVRYGESLESIQKFLVDSQPLLESISYKKFYSLGQSILEWQEGQNAAKAALDIALLDLITKRLKVSLYEYWGLNKSKTPVTSYSIGIDKPEIMQEKIRAAAEFPILKIKLGSDNDEAIMAAVRAATGRVVRVDANEGWKDRQEALEKIQWLAKMNVEFVEQPLPAHRLDEVAWLRERSPLPLIADEDVKTTKDLPALARAYHGINIKIMKSGGLQEALRMIHVARALSLKIMLGCMIESSLGITAAAHLSPLVDWADLDGNLLIKNDPYRGVKVEQGRLILPEGPGLGVEENL